One window from the genome of Sandaracinaceae bacterium encodes:
- a CDS encoding DUF962 domain-containing protein, with the protein MSERRIESFEEFWPYYLSEHRHPASRRLHFVGTTGFLASCAASAALHPVRFPLAMAGFAAIGRDALKRGEGGGPSFKHIAGMLACGIAGSPMTFPAGVVFAYGCAWIGHFRIEHNRPATFQYPLWSLAGDFKMWSLMLKGKLWSGDPLEELGLDEPAVEEPPPTQVMA; encoded by the coding sequence ATGAGCGAACGGCGCATCGAGTCCTTCGAGGAGTTCTGGCCCTACTACCTGTCCGAGCATCGGCACCCGGCCTCGCGCCGGCTGCACTTCGTGGGCACGACGGGCTTCCTCGCCAGCTGCGCGGCGAGCGCGGCCCTCCACCCGGTGCGCTTTCCGCTCGCCATGGCCGGCTTCGCCGCGATCGGGCGTGACGCGCTGAAGCGAGGCGAGGGGGGCGGGCCGTCCTTCAAGCACATCGCGGGCATGCTCGCGTGCGGCATCGCGGGCTCGCCGATGACCTTCCCCGCGGGCGTGGTGTTCGCCTACGGCTGCGCCTGGATCGGCCACTTCCGCATCGAGCACAACCGCCCCGCGACCTTCCAGTATCCGCTGTGGTCGCTCGCGGGAGACTTCAAGATGTGGTCGCTGATGCTGAAGGGGAAGCTCTGGAGCGGCGACCCGCTCGAGGAGCTCGGCCTGGACGAGCCCGCGGTGGAAGAGCCGCCGCCGACCCAGGTCATGGCCTGA